A genome region from Calliopsis andreniformis isolate RMS-2024a chromosome 2, iyCalAndr_principal, whole genome shotgun sequence includes the following:
- the LOC143187550 gene encoding uncharacterized protein LOC143187550 isoform X1, giving the protein MQQPQSRPLLGDSVSSTTSPTARRNNPVAVLTHQQLQQLQQLQAQNSSGQSLTFALQQTSNNPQDQGNGSTTGNHIVYVNQLNHLNQGTINPSGTGMGLPPATPTFGVGLNMGLPLSLLNTSLTSLTSNVITTSNPLLNLGLPSINTGLTTINPSLNHLNAINSNLTSNIGSNSINNGLPGLGQDLNNINTGINRLNTLNSTSINSGLSSVNTGITNVNPNLTSLNSNINQNLTNLSTNFTSSSSGVSGLTTINPNINASLNTTSINSGVNQGLNRPANTLTTGLAQTSLNSNSTQFPFQAIQSIQSIAPHIVGSNIAHVPSSAISQHPNSNVSTISQITNTGTLTSSTIFTSTSSESVHTTTANVNHASNVNLTTNIPHLGTMHSNLSNVSTSNVQHITASNEPNMSLSHTSSLSSSQSTGFQPQRQYSQGINPGLSSSVTLTGSSQPSNVVSTINTVKSMQNIQSQNISSPSSPFSIPLKSPASNIAPPTPSPSPNRLLLRSPASNSMQSNRNSPSPVGTSASNNNFNIQMQSPMQSPMSVSQIQSPVLSPYPPAKSPHLLSGNNSLNNRSPAPGGSPGPPVVRPNTPILQQGMQVLQIIHGTPHQGYQSTPTQLVTRTHLFGNQQIQIATTKPAKQPPQILPKPPNQQATGSQQKQQRVTTTITNQVTQQTQPQLVLAGPQPNPTTATMIPTAQGLLLNQVLPSTGPVIVQQQPGGVQLILRTPASAQQQTHTAQLTQQQLVRVVTAQGALMQGITPTFFAVPNGFPPTASPVIRHTPSSPAPSANSGTSNSIVIQNAMVQSPQSQISQVGSATNTGNTPCTQTVVEQTLLPPPKKKAKKKKKAKRKDDEPPKLDLASIMKISGIGDDDDIFDTDLTTESDVSCQVQVEPSSGQNLGQLSSQVTIPTSSAQNLIQVPAPNTTNIQTSVSQTLNSQLVAQLQMPVQNTTIQGQLRFALGEDGRVVLHRTLDPNQPEMDQATAQALIRSLTQGGGQNSAIISHLLGQVQTTTQSTQSTVLQRQKFVKSPLSSSVSTVTTTASAAGLQSVTCATSPQNVQVCSKSNNQQKSVNVPQETNPVLNVCVQSNLGSLQTLDMQTSKNINVNLIPTPKPIQSPNSSLPQPNSNVLTTSDVLSAKSLCTTFSGSRLTNTNQATNNQQNSNVSTQKSSQVRLTNACVTTNVRQNLSKVSQSGAHVQKSLPNSLTAPTEHSLSKTNQNLPQGTPQDSITLQQEAPIYQHNQHQQITAQTVQTQNVQHVFEQNLQTSGTNVQHNSVNMLQQQSSCNTIHHDTMNVLQHSSIQQNTINVLQQNATGSVQNIEENLQSGINDIAHAQQNVITNLQQQNTSAILHNTSVQQNVNVQQQKVVAANTFSSVNAQHFETQNTANTIQQGLNTQQNNQHQNIVITNAPSSTMQQQNESQKVETQSTTMLNSAANNILNNAPKITPEILNALSNLNPNDQLLIANANGQMQVISQQLLQQFLAGQLNTTNQVQNQNQTQKIVIGEPDANNQNLQGVQINTPTSQIIVNSSGGAPTIQNNIQNIVVQAAPSQMPQHIQIQNSGFPSQFIDNLNQQQIRNLGTTNQPKKAKIVKRTKTAAAATQNTGNAQVTKTVTVSRPTLLSTNATNLQKVDNSNKPNTVVSQSTNPIKSEATQIVTNGPVLSSSPGSHLSVPSNGQMVQRVQTIQLPAQKQQLLKNIQSQIQTILARKSGSQPDQTVLTKLYQEQAKILASGKIVSTTTHSVSSGPETNFNVNPVSTVASNLISQNSYKNQTSAVQTQTQTSTTVVASQNLNPSTPATVQNNTTTTNYINNLTVSQNVQGQQPCVQSNQNVHQTHTKQHKIYQNHGNQILSPSSASMQIFSPPITSVATLQSNAQLTPIQTQQTGMQQSTQCQTDPLDIKPNIQMSSPVKQELSSPIQVQVQSGSPAGQVASPRMIGKGQQRIQSPVNTSGNSNKQTASPSSNSSPLVSPRQGVKRPASSPICRQINRSDLLEQQLKIDQNGAINPDVNTPFLSKRDACKRLVRYHCLNEQVLSSKDLAKADEIFEETAKHLLSKFNSMMNKYTYLLLMESMREVRTSELMMIDRTFVAEEQNILNRLREQEAKVNEEFKKEEKPLVPKVEPGLVEEDKLSPSLTNVSVKRELEDDFPNDEMECKPVIKSASCTSGDYDEWVEIQKELGVYPATTDSFKCKNSNNSGNNNTCAVAVTRSSKTERTRANGECRANLPSASVSGVQNAIVKDSCEQDNAPIFERRWSSATDLERDLLEDTDSLDGLALHSQTQCPGSLHVTNESGNDNEHDDITAQVQSAIDSILNLKKRPTNTIPGSSGNSASQSSESKDTVLDQAVRSILGS; this is encoded by the exons CTCAGGGACTGGTATGGGCCTACCCCCGGCCACCCCCACTTTTGGGGTGGGCCTTAACATGGGATTGCCACTATCACTTCTAAATACCAGCCTCACATCCCTTACATCTAATGTTATCACTACATCAAATCCTCTGCTCAATTTGGGCCTGCCAAGTATAAATACAGGACTAACTACGATAAATCCTAGCCTGAATCACTTGAATGCTATAAACTCCAATTTAACTTCGAATATTGGTTCAAACAGTATTAATAATGGTTTACCTGGTTTGGGACAGGatctaaataatataaatacggGAATTAATAGGCTCAATACGTTAAATTCGACAAGTATCAATTCTGGACTGTCCAGCGTTAATACTGGAATTACTAATGTAAATCCGAATTTGACGAGTTTGAACTCAAACATAAACCAGAACCTCACCAATTTAAGCACAAACTTCACTTCCTCGAGTTCTGGTGTATCTGGTTTAACTACTATCAATCCAAACATAAATGCAAGTTTAAATACTACCAGTATAAATTCTGGAGTAAACCAAGGTCTTAATCGACCTGCCAATACTTTAACAACTGGATTGGCTCAAACTAGTCTGAATTCCAACAGTACGCAATTCCCATTCCAAGCCATACAAAGTATACAAAGTATTGCACCACACATTGTTGGATCAAATATTGCACATGTACCAAGCTCTGCCATATCGCAGCACCCAAATTCAAACGTGTCTACTATTTCACAAATAACGAATACTGGTACTTTGACGAGTTCCACTATATTCACGAGCACTTCCAGCGAATCGGTTCATACGACCACAGCAAATGTGAATCACGCTTCGAACGTGAATCTCACTACAAATATTCCACATCTTGGTACAATGCACTCGAACTTATCTAATGTATCAACATCTAATGTACAGCATATAACTGCATCAAACGAGCCAAATATGTCACTGAGTCATACTTCTTCTTTAAGTTCCTCTCAATCAACTGGATTTCAACCTCAACGACAGTATTCGCAGGGAATTAACCCTGGCTTAAGTTCGTCAGTAACATTAACGGGCTCGTCTCAGCCATCAAATGTGGTCAGTACAATAAACACTGTAAAATCTATGCAAAACATTCAGAGTCAAAATATTAGTTCTCCGAGTAGTCCGTTTTCGATACCACTGAAAAGTCCAGCGTCTAATATCGCACCACCCACACCAAGCCCAAGTCCTAACAGACTATTACTTAGAAGCCCGGCGTCGAATTCAATGCAGTCTAACAGAAATAGTCCGAGCCCTGTTGGGACGTCAGCTTCGAATAACAACTTTAATATACAAATGCAAAGCCCAATGCAGAGTCCAATGAGTGTTAGCCAAATACAAAGTCCTGTACTTAGTCCATATCCTCCTGCAAAAAGTCCCCATCTCTTAAGTGGGAATAACTCTCTAAATAACAGAAGTCCAGCACCTGGTGGTAGTCCTGGACCACCTGTG GTTAGACCTAATACTCCGATACTTCAACAAGGTATGCAAGTACTGCAAATAATTCATGGTACACCACACCAGGGGTATCAGTCAACACCAACGCAACTGGTGACTAGAACACACCTTTTTGGAAATCAACAAATCCAAATAGCCACGACTAAACCTGCCAAGCAGCCGCCACAAATTTTGCCGAAACCTCCTAATCAACAGGCTACTGGATCGCAACAAAAACAACAACGTGTTACTACCACTATTACGAATCAA GTAACTCAACAAACTCAACCACAGTTAGTTCTTGCTGGACCTCAACCGAACCCTACAACAGCCACAATGATTCCAACCGCGCAAGGTCTTCTGTTAAACCAG GTTTTGCCGTCAACTGGACCAGTTATTGTACAGCAGCAACCAGGTGGTGTTCAGCTCATTCTAAGAACGCCAGCGAGCGCCCAGCAACAAACACATACTGCACAG TTAACACAGCAGCAGTTAGTAAGAGTTGTCACAGCGCAAGGAGCTTTAATGCAAGGCATTACTCCAACGTTTTTTGCAGTACCTAATGGTTTTCCTCCAACTGCTTCTCCGGTGATTAGACATACTCCGTCTAGTCCTGCACCTT CTGCTAATTCGGGGACTAGTAATTCCATAGTGATTCAAAACGCAATGGTACAAAGTCCCCAGTCACAGATTTCGCAAGTGGGTTCTGCTACTAATACTGGTAATACTCCCTGCACTCAAACTGTCGTTGAACAAACCTTACTGCCACCACCTAAGAAGAAagcgaagaaaaagaagaaggcaAAGCGGAAAGACGACGAGCCACCGAAGTTAGatcttgctagtataatgaaaaTATCAGGAATTGGGGACGATGATGATATTTTTGATACAGATCTTACAACTGAATCGGATGTCTCTTGTCAAGTTCAAGTTGAGCCGAGTTCAGGGCAAAATTTGGGACAGCTTTCGTCCCAAGTAACGATACCAACCAGTTCTGCTCAGAATCTGATACAAGTACCTGCACCGAATACAACGAATATACAAACTTCCGTGTCCCAGACACTGAATAGTCAGCTTGTTGCCCAGCTTCAAATGCCTGTGCAGAACACAACGATACAGGGCCAGTTGCGATTCGCTCTCGGGGAGGATGGAAGAGTCGTTTTGCATCGTACCCTGGACCCAAATCAACCTGAAATGGATCAAGCAACCGCTCAAGCATTGATACGTTCGCTAACGCAAGGTGGTGGACAGAATTCGGCCATTATTTCCCATCTCCTTGGACAAGTGCAAACTACGACGCAGTCTACGCAAAGTACAGTATTACAAAGACAGAAATTCGTCAAATCGCCTTTGTCATCCAGTGTTTCAACGGTTACTACCACTGCAAGTGCTGCGGGTCTTCAAAGTGTTACTTGTGCTACTAGTCCACAGAATGTGCAAGTATGCTCAAAATCAAATAATCAGCAAAAAAGTGTGAATGTTCCTCAAGAAACCAATCCTGTGTTAAACGTTTGTGTCCAAAGTAATCTTGGATCTCTACAGACATTGGATATGCAAACATCGAAAAATATTAACGTAAATCTTATACCAACGCCGAAGCCCATTCAGTCACCTAATTCTAGCCTTCCGCAACCGAACAGTAATGTTTTAACGACATCTGATGTTTTATCGGCAAAATCTTTGTGTACCACGTTCAGTGGTTCTCGGTTGACTAACACAAATCAAGCAACTAATAATCAACAAAATTCTAACGTTTCTACGCAAAAATCTAGTCAAGTGCGACTTACGAATGCTTGTGTGACTACTAACGTGCGGCAAAATTTGAGTAAAGTATCACAAAGTGGTGCTCATGTTCAAAAGTCTTTACCAAACAGTTTAACTGCGCCAACCGAGCACAGTTTGTCGAAGACTAATCAGAATCTTCCGCAAGGAACTCCGCAAGATTCTATTACATTGCAACAAGAAGCTCCAATATATCAGCATAATCAGCATCAGCAAATAACAGCGCAGACTGTGCAGACGCAAAATGTTCAACACGTTTTTGAGcaaaatcttcaaacttctggaACGAATGTTCAACATAATTCGGTGAATATGTTGCAGCAGCAAAGTTCTTGCAATACCATACATCATGATACGATGAATGTTTTACAACATTCTAGTATACAACAGAATACAATTAACGTTTTGCAACAGAACGCAACTGGTAGTGTGCAAAATATTGAGGAAAATTTGCAATCTGGTATCAATGATATTGCTCACGCGCAACAAAATGTTATAACGAATTTGCAACAACAAAATACATCTGCTATTTTGCATAACACTAGCGTACAGCAGAACGTAAATGTGCAACAGCAGAAAGTAGTTGCGGCAAATACGTTTTCGTCTGTTAATGCACAGCACTTTGAGACTCAGAATACAGCCAACACTATACAACAAGGACTCAATACACAGCAAAATAATCAGCATCAAAATATTGTTATTACAAATGCTCCTTCTAGTACTATGCAACAGCAAAATGaatctcagaaagtagaaactcAAAGTACAACAATGCTTAATTCGGCAGCTAACAATATATTAAACAATGCACCAAAAATTACACCTGAAATTTTGAATGCATTGAGTAATTTAAATCCCAACGATCAATTGTTAATTGCAAATGCAAACGGGCAAATGCAGGTGATAAGTCAACAGCTTTTGCAGCAATTTTTGGCGGGACAGTTAAATACAACTAATCAGGTACAAAATCAAAACCAAACTCAAAAGATTGTGATTGGTGAACCGGATGCAAATAATCAGAATTTGCAAGGTGTACAAATTAATACCCCTACGAGTCAAATAATTGTAAATAGTTCTGGTGGAGCTCCCACTATTcagaataatatacaaaatattgtagtgCAAGCAGCACCTTCTCAAATGCCGCAACACatacaaattcaaaattctggTTTCCCTAGTCAATTTATTGACAATTTGAATCAGCAACAAATCAGAAATTTAGGAACTACCAATCAACCAAAGAAAGCGAAAATTGTCAAAAGGACTAAaactgctgctgctgctactCAGAATACTGGAAATGCTCAG GTAACGAAAACTGTTACGGTTTCCCGCCCCACATTACTATCAACGAATGCAACTAATCTTCAGAAAGTTGATAATTCTAATAAGCCAAACACTGTGGTATCTCAGAGTACAAATCCAATTAAGAGTGAAGCTACTCAAATTGTCACAAATGGTCCTGTACTTTCGTCTTCTCCTGGGAGCCATTTATCAGTTCCTTCAAACGGTCAAATGGTTCAAAGAGTACAGACTATACAGCTTCCTGCTCAAAAGCAGCAATTACTAAAAAATATACAATCGCAGATACAAACTATATTAGCTCGAAAGTCGGGTTCACAGCCGGATCAAACTGTTTTGACAAAATTGTATCAAGAGCAAGCAAAAATTTTAGCTAGTGGAAAGATTGTTAGTACTACAACTCATTCCGTTAGTAGT ggTCCGGAAACAAATTTCAATGTGAATCCAGTCTCGACTGTAGCATCGAATTTGATTTCTCAAAATTCCTATAAGAATCAGACATCGGCTGTACAGACTCAAACTCAAACGTCTACTACTGTAGTTGCTTCACAAAATTTAAATCCAAGTACACCAGCGACCGTGCAAAATAATACGACTACTACtaattatataaataatctTACA GTATCGCAGAACGTGCAAGGACAACAACCCTGTGTACAAAGTAATCAGAATGTGCATCAAACGCACACAAAACAGCACAAAATTTATCAGAACCATGGGAATCAGATATTAAGTCCGTCCTCTGCCAGTATGCAAATCTTCTCACCACCGATTACCTCTGTAGCTACTTTGCAGAGCAACGCACAATTAACTCCAATTCAAACACAACAAACAGGGATGCAACAATCGACGCAATGTCAAACGGATCCATTGGATATCAAACCGAACATACAAATGTCGAGTCCTGTTAAGCAAGAACTTTCTTCGCCTATTCAAGTACAAGTTCAAAGTGGCTCTCCTGCAGGACAGGTAGCCTCGCCAAGAATGATTGGCAAAGGACAGCAAAGGATTCAAAGTCCAGTGAATACAAGTGGAAATTCGAACAAACAGACTGCTAGTCCTAGCAGCAACTCGAGTCCTTTAGTAAGTCCGAGACAAGGTGTAAAAAGACCTGCCTCTAGCCCGATTTGCAGACAGATTAATCGTAGTGACTT ATTAGAGCAACAATTAAAAATTGATCAAAATGGTGCGATAAATCCGGACGTGAATACGCCATTTTTGAGTAAGCGTGATGCTTGCAAACGTCTTGTAAGATATCATTGTTTAAATGAACAAGTACTTAGTTCGAAGGATTTGGCAAAAGCTGATGAGATATTTGAAGAAACAGCGAAACACTTGTTGTCGAAATTCAATTCCATGATGAATAAGTATACATACCTTCTTCTGATGGAAAGTAtg CGAGAAGTGAGGACGTCAGAGTTGATGATGATCGACAGAACTTTTGTTGCCGAAGAACAAAACATACTAAATAGGCTACGAGAACAAGAGGCTAAAGTTAACG AAGAATTTAAAAAGGAAGAAAAGCCATTGGTGCCAAAGGTTGAACCTGGTCTCGTAGAAGAAGACAAATTGTCGCCGTCTCTGACGAATGTATCTGTGAAACGTGAATTGGAAGATGACTTTCCAAACGACGAAATGGAATGTAAACCAGTGATCAAATCTGCGAGTTGTACAAGTGGTGATTACGACGAGTGGGTAGAAATTCAGAAAGAACTAGGTGTATATCCCGCTACCACGGACTCGTTTAAATgtaaaaatagtaataatagtggtaataataatACATGTGCTGTGGCTGTAACAAGGTCGTCGAAAACTGAAAGAACACGAGCGAACGGTGAATGTCGTGCGAATTTACCAAGTGCGAGTGTTTCTGGGGTTCAGAATGCAATTGTGAAGGACAGCTGCGAGCAAGATAACGCTCCGATATTCGAGAGACGTTGGAGTAGCGCTACAGATCTCGAACGGGATCTGTTAGAAGACACCGACAGCCTAGATGGACTGGCCTTGCATTCTCAAACGCAATGTCCGGGCTCTCTTCACGTAACTAACGAAAGTGGGAACGATAACGAACACGATGATATTACCGCACAGGTACAATCTGCCATTGATAGCATTCTTAATCTTAAAAAACGTCCTACAAATACGATACCTGGTAGTAGTGGTAACAGTGCATCACAGTCCAGTGAATCAAAGGACACAGTGCTTGACCAAGCAGTCCGCAGCATTTTAGGCTCGTGA